The genomic window CGAGGCGATCGCCGACATAGGGGCGTTCGACGAGCGATTCTTCCTGTACGCCGAAGAGGTCGATTGGCAGAAGCGGGCACGGGACGCCGGCTGGTCGATCGCCGTCGCGTCGGTCGAGGCATCCCACATCGGTGCCGGCACGGGCGGCGACGGCACGCGTCGCGAGGCGATGTTCTTCGCGAGCAATGAGAAGTACCAGCGAAAGCACTTCGGCGCGGCGGGGTGGCAGATCTTCCGCGCCGGCGTCATCGTCGGAGCCACCGTCCGCGCCCTCGTCGCCGGCGGCGACGCGCGGAGGGCCGCCCGCCGGCGGCGTGCGATCTTCCTCGAGGGCCCGGTCGCCTACTCCGAGCGGATCACCTGAGCACCCCGTCGCGACGCTTGGCCTCCGCGACGTCCTCGTAGACCTCGAGCGTCCGCGCGGCCACGGTGTCCCACGACGTGTACCGCTCCGCATCCGCCCGCGCGTTCTCGCCGAGGCGTCGCCGCAGATCGCGATCCGCGACAAGTGGTGCGACGGCTCGGGCGACCGAGGCCCCGTCTCGCTCGACGTACGCGCCGTTCCGGCCCACTTCGATGAACTCCTCAGCCACGCCGAGCGGGGTCGCGACGACGGGGAGACCGGCCGCCGCAGCTTCGAGCATCACCAGGCCGAAGGCCTCGTACATCGTCGGGAACACGAACACGTCCCCCGCCTGGAAGTAGTCCTCCACGGTGGGCGAGTGGCCTGCGAAGGTGACGCGGTCCCCCACTCCCGCAGACCTCGCCTGAGCGCGGAAGGCGGCCGGATCGGCACCGCCCACCACGAGGAGCTTCGCCGCCGCGGGCAGCGACGGCAGGGCGTCGATGATCGCCGCGAGCCCCTTGCGGCGGAACTCCTTGCCGACGAAGAGCAGGACGACGTCGTCGTCGGTGTAGCCGTGCCCGGCACGCACGCGAGCGCGGCGGTCCGCGGCATCCGCAGGCTGGAAGCGGGTGACGTCCACGGCGTTCGGAATGACGGTGATGCGATCCGGATCGACGCCGTAGTACTGCGTCAGCTCACGACCCACGCTGGGCGAGACCGCGATCGCCCGGCGGAACCGATCCGGCCGGTAGTTGGACTGCTCCACACGCAGCACCGCGTGGTGGAACGGGTTGGCGACGGCCCGCAGCGCCTCGCCGTTGCGGAGCTTCATCTCCCACCATGCACGGTGGCAGCTGTGCGCGGTGATGACGTCCTGCATGCGCGTCGCGCACCCGCCCTGGTTGTGGATCACGTCGAAGTCGAGGCCTCGGATGCTGCGGCTCGCCGCCGCCGAATAGGTCATCGGAATCGCGAACCTCGGTGCGGGCTTCATGGGCACCCGATGCCAGGTCAGAGGCGCCGGCGGCAGCGGATCGATGTGCGCGGAGACCAGAGTGAGGTCTATCCGGTCGGCCATTCGCAGCGCCAGTTCGTATGACGCGCGCTCGATGCCGCCCTCGTTGTTGAAGGCATAGGACGACATCGCGACGCGCATTCAGACATGCTAGCCAGGTCCGCGCGGGCGGCCGGCTTCGCGGCGCGACCGCCTGGCGTTCAGGAGATGGTGCTGGAGTCGCTGAGAGTGTGCCAGGTCCGGTTGTGGTACACGAGCGGCTGCGGGCGGTGCTCCGGGTCGTGCCACGCTTCCAGCGCATGCACGACGATGACGGTCGACGAGCCCGCGTCGAGCCGGCTCGTGACGCGCGCGCGGACCCGCCGCGTGACGCCGTGGAACACCGGTTCCCCGGTTTCGAGCCGCGTCCAGGCGTCGGTGTCGGCGAAGCGGTCGACGCCGCTTGTCGCGCAGAGCACCGCCAGGTCGAGCGAGTCGGTGTCGATCATGTGGATCACGACCGTCTCGGCCGCCTGCAGCGTCGGGGTGCTCGAGGAGAGGACCGACGCGGAGAAGACGATCAGCGGAGGGGCGGCGGAGACCGAGAAGACGCTCGACACGGTCATGGCGACGGGACCGTCGCCCGCATCGGCGGTGATCACGGCGATTCCCGCGGGGTGGTCTCGGAACACGGCCTTGAGCTCTTCCGGACTGATTCCCGCCGGTGCGCTGCTTTCCGGCTGGATGTCGAGGTCGGCGTTCGCCGCGATCTCGTGTGTCAAGGTCATGGTCCCTCCCCAGTCCGGTTCTACGCTCCCCCGGGAAGAGTCGTTCGACCGCCGTTCAGATACCTGACCGGTCGGCTGACTCGGTTCCCCCGTGTGACCTCACCGAGTCCCTGGCCCGAACGGCGAGCATCACGCCCAGTTTCTGCACGCCTGGTCAGGGACTTGGTTCAACTGTACGCCTCGCCGGTGGAGGGGCGCACGACGGATACGGATCCCGCCGGCTTCAGTCTCGTCGCGGCGGCGACGCTCTGCGAGTGCCCTTGGCCAACCCTTCGGAAATAATGAGGAACCTCTCACTATTCGTTCGCCGATGGCGATAGAGTGCGCTATGTATCTCTTGTTGCGCGTCCTCCTCTTGGGAAGGTGAGGACGCAGGGAAGCAGCAGACGCAGGGATATATGACCGCGGTGTGGGATCGCGGGTAACTGGGGAATGCCACGCACGTCTACGGACGTTCGTGCTTTGTGCCCACTGGGGAGGGCAACGTCGTGACGACTATCGACGAGGGGCAGCGCCTGGCGGCGACCCCTTTCGCGGGCAATCCGCCCGCACCGTTGGTTTCGGTGGACCGTGCAGAGCCCAAGTTCAGGGCCGCAGTCGCACCGACGGCGAACACGACGCTCGAGAACCGGCTCCGCTGGGAGCGCGCGTACCGCTGGCGCCTCCGCCTCGCCGACACCGGTGTCGTGATCGCATCGACAGGCGTCGCGGCCTGGATCCAGATCGCAGCGATCGCGCAGGTCGATCTGACCGACGCCCCGTGGCAGTACGGTCGAGTCTTCATCCTGACCGCCTCCATCTGGCTGCTGCTCCTGAGCCTCTTCCAGACGCGGTCGCCCCGTGTCATCGGGCAGGGCGTCGAGTACCGCCGCGTTCTTCATGCGACGGGGATGGCGTTCGGGATCGCCGCGATCGCGTTCGTCATCATGCAGTCGCAGGGCATTCGCACGCAGCTGCTCATCGCCTTGCCGCTCGGCACCTTGGGGATTCTGGCAAGCCGGTGGATCTCGCGTCGATGGCTCCAGCGCCAGCGCGTCGCGGGCCACTTCGTGTCGCGGGCCCTCGTCGTCGGAAACCGCTACGACGTCGAGTACGTCATCGACAGCCTCCAGACGGACGGACTGCACGCGTATCAGGTCGTCGGAGTGATCCTCGACGACCCGCACGGTGGCGACGTGGTCGTGGACGACCGCCGCTTTCCTTCGGTCGGAGAGGTCGCCGACGTCCGCGCACAGGCCGAGGCGCTCGGTGCGGACTCCGTGATCCTCGCCAGTCTGCCGGAGGGCGACCGGGGTTACGTCAAGCGGCTCACCTGGCAGCTCGAGGGCACGGCCGCCGAGCTCTCCCTCTCGAGCCCTCTGGTCGACGTCGCCGGACCCCGCATGTCGTTGCGACCCGTCGAAGGCCTGCCGCTCATCCAGGTCGAGATCCCGACTTTCGAGGGCGGCCGGCACCTCGCCAAGCGCGCCCTGGACATCTTCCTTGCGTCGATCGCGCTCGTGTTCGTCGGCCTCGCGACGCCGTTCATCGCCCTCGCGATCCGGCTCGAGAGCAAGGGCCCGGTCTTCTTCACGCAGCCGCGCGTCGGGCGTGACGGCGAAGTGTTCCCGATGTTCAAGTTCCGCTCGATGCGGGTCGACGCCGAGGACATGCTCCACGTGGTCGCAGCGGACAACGAAGGATCGGGTCCGCTCTTCAAGATGAAGAGCGACCCCCGTGTCACACGCGTGGGGGCGATCCTGCGCAAGTTCTCGATCGACGAGCTTCCCCAGTTCTTCAACGTCCTGCTCGGCCACATGAGCATCGTGGGGCCGCGCCCGCCGCTGCCTCGCGAGACGGATTACTACGCGAACGACACGTATCGCCGCCTCTACATCCGCCCGGGCATCACAGGTCCCTGGCAGGTCAGCGGTCGCTCGCACCTGTCGTGGGAGGAGAGCGTTCGTCTCGACCTGCGGTATGTGGAGAACTGGTCGGTCGTCGGCGACCTGCTCATCCTCTGCAAGACCGTCGGAGCGGTTCTCAAGTCCGAGGGCGCGTACTGAGTCAGCGGACGTAGAGCGGCGCCAGCACGTCGCCGAACGCCGAGACGCGGTCCGCCCAATCGGGCACAGTCGACTCGACGACGGTCGGTCGGTCCGTCGCAAGCTCTTCGCCGACGGCGCCGGCGAAGTCCGAGGCATCCGCTATCGTCACGGACGCGCTCGTCAGCGATCGGAAGCCCGCGACGGGAGTGCTGACGATCGGCCGCCCGACGGCGAGGTACTCGTACAGCTTGATCGGGTCGAGACTGTCGGTGAAGTCGTTCACGACGTGCGGCACGACGAGCACGGTGGCGTGTTGCAAGTAGGCCGGCACGTCGGTGAAGGGCCTCGGGCCGAGCAGGACCACGCGCGGATGGGCCGCCAGTCGCGCGACGTTGGCCGCCGCGAGAGCTGAGGGGCCGACGAGCACGATCGAACCGTCGACGGAGGCCGCGGCATCCGCGGTCCGCAGGACGAGCTCGACGTCGAGCCGGTCCTCGTGCTGCGTGCCGACGTACACCGCCGCGCGCTCCGGCAGATCGGCGGGCCGCACGCGCGGGAGCCGATACCGCTCCACGTCGACGGCGTTCGGGACGAGGACGACATCCCGCTGCGAGCTGCGCGTCTCGCGCAGGCCCTCCGAGCACACCACGACCGCGGCGCAGCGTGCCATGAGCACCCGCTCGTTGGCGGCGATGCGGCGGAGCTCGCGGTCGGGGCGATCGGCTGCGAGCCAGTCGTCCGTCATGTCGTACACGCTCGGCCAGTCGGTGGCGGTCACGAGTCCCGCCCAGCTGGGGTCGTTCACCCACAGCACGGGCGAAGAGAGGCCGAGCCGGCGGACGGCTCGGCGCACCTCTCCGCGGAGCAGCGCGTCTGCGGCAGGACCGGCGACCCGCGGCATCAGCTTGTCGGGCTGGAAGAGGTGAAGCCTGCCCTCGTATCCCTGCGCGGCCCGCAGTCCGCGCCCTCGCTTCACACCCCGACCGGAGATGGCCGAATGCAGGAGATCGTTGGACGGCTCGACGAAGAGCACACGCAGCGATGGATCGCGGCGGAGCAGCCCGTCGATGAGGTACTGGTTCCGGCGCCAGATGTCGTCCCATGACTCGAGCGACAGGACGACGAGGTCGCGGCTCACGTGAACAGCCGCTCGTAGACCGCTCGGGTGCCCGCGACTTGGGCCTCGATCGTGAAGCGCTCCTGCTGGAGTCCTCGGAGTGCGTCGCCGGACGACTTCCGCAGCAGGGGGTCGGCGAGCAGTTCGTCGATGATCCGAGCCGCGGCCGCCGTGTCGCCGGGCGCGAAGAGGAGGCCGGGCGCTGCGATCCCCACCGTCTCGAGATGCCCGCCGCCACCCGCGGCGACGACGGGGGTGCCGTGAGCCATCGCTTCGAGCACGAGGATTCCGAGTCCCTCCCGGGGCGTCGGGGCGACGACGAGCGCAGCCGAGGCGAGGAGGTCGGG from Microbacterium sulfonylureivorans includes these protein-coding regions:
- a CDS encoding glycosyltransferase family 4 protein; translation: MRVAMSSYAFNNEGGIERASYELALRMADRIDLTLVSAHIDPLPPAPLTWHRVPMKPAPRFAIPMTYSAAASRSIRGLDFDVIHNQGGCATRMQDVITAHSCHRAWWEMKLRNGEALRAVANPFHHAVLRVEQSNYRPDRFRRAIAVSPSVGRELTQYYGVDPDRITVIPNAVDVTRFQPADAADRRARVRAGHGYTDDDVVLLFVGKEFRRKGLAAIIDALPSLPAAAKLLVVGGADPAAFRAQARSAGVGDRVTFAGHSPTVEDYFQAGDVFVFPTMYEAFGLVMLEAAAAGLPVVATPLGVAEEFIEVGRNGAYVERDGASVARAVAPLVADRDLRRRLGENARADAERYTSWDTVAARTLEVYEDVAEAKRRDGVLR
- a CDS encoding glycosyltransferase, whose product is MSRDLVVLSLESWDDIWRRNQYLIDGLLRRDPSLRVLFVEPSNDLLHSAISGRGVKRGRGLRAAQGYEGRLHLFQPDKLMPRVAGPAADALLRGEVRRAVRRLGLSSPVLWVNDPSWAGLVTATDWPSVYDMTDDWLAADRPDRELRRIAANERVLMARCAAVVVCSEGLRETRSSQRDVVLVPNAVDVERYRLPRVRPADLPERAAVYVGTQHEDRLDVELVLRTADAAASVDGSIVLVGPSALAAANVARLAAHPRVVLLGPRPFTDVPAYLQHATVLVVPHVVNDFTDSLDPIKLYEYLAVGRPIVSTPVAGFRSLTSASVTIADASDFAGAVGEELATDRPTVVESTVPDWADRVSAFGDVLAPLYVR
- a CDS encoding flavin reductase family protein; translation: MTLTHEIAANADLDIQPESSAPAGISPEELKAVFRDHPAGIAVITADAGDGPVAMTVSSVFSVSAAPPLIVFSASVLSSSTPTLQAAETVVIHMIDTDSLDLAVLCATSGVDRFADTDAWTRLETGEPVFHGVTRRVRARVTSRLDAGSSTVIVVHALEAWHDPEHRPQPLVYHNRTWHTLSDSSTIS
- a CDS encoding sugar transferase — encoded protein: MTTIDEGQRLAATPFAGNPPAPLVSVDRAEPKFRAAVAPTANTTLENRLRWERAYRWRLRLADTGVVIASTGVAAWIQIAAIAQVDLTDAPWQYGRVFILTASIWLLLLSLFQTRSPRVIGQGVEYRRVLHATGMAFGIAAIAFVIMQSQGIRTQLLIALPLGTLGILASRWISRRWLQRQRVAGHFVSRALVVGNRYDVEYVIDSLQTDGLHAYQVVGVILDDPHGGDVVVDDRRFPSVGEVADVRAQAEALGADSVILASLPEGDRGYVKRLTWQLEGTAAELSLSSPLVDVAGPRMSLRPVEGLPLIQVEIPTFEGGRHLAKRALDIFLASIALVFVGLATPFIALAIRLESKGPVFFTQPRVGRDGEVFPMFKFRSMRVDAEDMLHVVAADNEGSGPLFKMKSDPRVTRVGAILRKFSIDELPQFFNVLLGHMSIVGPRPPLPRETDYYANDTYRRLYIRPGITGPWQVSGRSHLSWEESVRLDLRYVENWSVVGDLLILCKTVGAVLKSEGAY